A section of the Salinisphaera sp. T31B1 genome encodes:
- the fadA gene encoding acetyl-CoA C-acyltransferase FadA: MQDIVIVDAVRTAMGRSKGGMFRDTRAEELSAALMNALIDRNGIDPAIVEDVIWGCVQQTKEQGLNIGRNAALLAGLPHSVAGQTVNRLCGSSMQSIHTAVGQIAAGIDEVFICGGVEHMGHVPMDYNVDIAPALSKHVAKPAAMMGLTAEMLANIHKIDRESQDEFALRSHQRAHRANVEGEFADEIVPVRGFDAHGHAVMCTADEVVRGDASMEGLGSLRPAFNPRGGTVTAGNSSAISDGAAALLVMSADKARGLGLEPMARIRGMAVAGCDPSVMGRGPVPATQKALERAGVSLAEIEYIELNEAFAAQSLAVLKELGIEDRQDHINVRGGAIALGHPLGTSGARITGALAHVLQDKDATLGLATMCIGMGQGIATVIERVR; encoded by the coding sequence ATGCAAGACATTGTCATCGTTGATGCGGTTCGTACCGCGATGGGCCGCTCCAAGGGCGGCATGTTTCGAGACACGCGCGCCGAGGAACTCTCGGCGGCACTCATGAATGCGTTGATCGATCGCAACGGGATCGACCCCGCGATCGTCGAGGACGTTATCTGGGGTTGTGTCCAGCAGACCAAGGAGCAGGGCCTGAACATCGGTCGTAACGCCGCGCTGCTGGCCGGACTGCCGCATTCGGTCGCAGGCCAGACGGTGAATCGCCTGTGCGGATCGTCCATGCAGTCGATTCATACGGCGGTCGGTCAGATCGCTGCGGGTATCGACGAGGTCTTCATCTGCGGTGGCGTGGAGCACATGGGTCATGTACCCATGGATTACAACGTCGACATCGCCCCGGCGCTATCCAAGCATGTGGCCAAACCGGCTGCGATGATGGGCCTGACCGCCGAGATGCTGGCCAATATTCACAAGATCGATCGTGAAAGCCAGGACGAATTCGCACTGAGGTCGCATCAACGAGCCCACCGTGCCAACGTCGAAGGCGAGTTTGCCGACGAGATCGTTCCGGTGCGCGGCTTCGATGCCCATGGGCATGCCGTGATGTGCACGGCTGACGAAGTGGTTCGAGGCGATGCCAGCATGGAAGGGCTGGGCTCGCTGCGACCGGCGTTCAACCCTCGCGGCGGAACCGTGACGGCCGGCAACTCGTCGGCGATTTCCGACGGCGCGGCGGCGTTGCTGGTCATGTCCGCAGACAAGGCCCGCGGGCTGGGCCTCGAACCCATGGCCCGAATCCGCGGCATGGCCGTGGCCGGTTGCGATCCGTCGGTGATGGGCCGTGGCCCGGTGCCGGCGACCCAGAAAGCGCTTGAGCGCGCCGGGGTATCGCTCGCCGAGATCGAGTATATCGAGCTCAACGAAGCCTTCGCCGCCCAGAGTCTGGCGGTACTCAAGGAACTCGGCATCGAGGATCGGCAGGACCATATCAACGTACGCGGCGGCGCGATCGCGCTGGGTCACCCCCTGGGAACATCGGGTGCGCGCATCACCGGCGCGCTGGCGCATGTGTTGCAGGATAAGGACGCCACCCTGGGCCTGGCCACGATGTGCATCGGCATGGGCCAAGGCATTGCCACCGTGATCGAACGGGTACGCTGA
- the mnhG gene encoding monovalent cation/H(+) antiporter subunit G has product MPLIIDTASWVLLLSGAVFSVIGGIGILRMPDFYTRMHAASITDTAGMTLMLGGLMLQAGFTLVTAKLVFILVFLMITSPTATHALARAALHDGVAPELDHDKRDPDLT; this is encoded by the coding sequence ATGCCGCTGATCATCGACACGGCCAGCTGGGTGCTGCTGCTTAGCGGCGCGGTTTTCAGCGTCATCGGCGGCATCGGCATACTCCGCATGCCCGATTTCTATACCCGCATGCACGCGGCCTCGATCACCGATACCGCGGGCATGACGCTCATGCTGGGCGGGCTGATGCTGCAGGCCGGCTTCACGTTGGTTACCGCAAAGCTGGTGTTCATCCTGGTCTTTCTGATGATCACGAGTCCGACGGCCACGCACGCGCTCGCGCGCGCGGCATTGCATGACGGCGTCGCACCCGAACTCGATCACGACAAGCGCGACCCGGACCTGACATGA
- a CDS encoding Na(+)/H(+) antiporter subunit B, translating to MREHTILRVITKIIIAPILIFALYVQFHGDYSPGGGFQAGVVFAAAIILYALIFGLADARRAIPPGLLRVTGALGVLIYAGTGVIAMLKGGNFLDYDYLAHDAIHGQHYGLLLVEFGVGVTVASVITSIFYVFAGRGRRGDGA from the coding sequence ATGCGCGAACACACCATCCTGCGCGTCATCACCAAGATCATCATCGCGCCGATCCTGATCTTCGCGCTTTATGTACAGTTCCACGGCGACTACAGCCCCGGCGGCGGCTTCCAGGCGGGCGTGGTATTCGCGGCAGCGATCATCCTGTATGCCTTGATCTTCGGCCTGGCTGACGCTCGGCGCGCGATCCCGCCCGGCCTGCTGCGTGTGACCGGTGCCCTCGGCGTGCTGATATACGCCGGCACCGGCGTAATCGCCATGCTCAAGGGCGGCAATTTCCTCGACTACGACTATCTGGCGCACGACGCCATTCACGGGCAGCACTATGGCCTGCTACTGGTGGAGTTCGGCGTCGGCGTGACCGTCGCTTCGGTGATTACCTCGATCTTCTATGTCTTCGCCGGGCGCGGACGTCGGGGAGACGGGGCATGA
- a CDS encoding OmpA family protein, with protein sequence MITLRRRLAWLFVLCLAVMAASGVHAQDSSASAPTGGAAVAPPDGARPIDRAAEDFTTYPLITDRIAQRGGINGNISATRTVEGSLIRHTYRFDPQVSLETVVDAYDKRLGTGGFDVLYRCAGAECGPTFLRASPGYRAHADLFGNATAEQHYLSARRIDQAGDTYVGLQIAPSPSGVVAQLDTLRVKPREISAISVNAEQMARDLDNEGRVALYGIFFNTDSAEIKPESKPTLDEIAQLLANRPRMRLLVVGHTDSRGSFDYNIDLSSRRAAAVVDALVSRHGIDRDRLKPWGVGYTVPRASNDSDVGQAKNRRVELVIW encoded by the coding sequence ATGATCACCCTTCGTCGTCGGTTGGCCTGGCTGTTCGTGCTGTGTCTTGCGGTCATGGCCGCGAGCGGGGTGCATGCACAGGATTCGTCGGCGAGCGCGCCCACCGGTGGGGCGGCCGTCGCGCCGCCCGATGGTGCGCGTCCCATCGATCGCGCGGCCGAGGATTTTACGACCTATCCGCTGATTACCGACCGTATCGCCCAGCGCGGTGGCATCAACGGCAACATCTCGGCAACGCGAACCGTCGAGGGGTCGCTGATCCGGCATACGTATCGTTTCGATCCCCAGGTCAGTCTGGAGACGGTCGTCGATGCCTACGACAAGCGGCTGGGCACCGGCGGCTTCGATGTGCTCTATCGTTGCGCCGGCGCCGAGTGCGGTCCGACTTTCTTGCGAGCCTCGCCTGGCTATCGAGCGCACGCCGATCTGTTTGGCAACGCCACGGCCGAACAGCATTATCTGTCGGCCCGGCGGATCGATCAGGCCGGTGATACATACGTCGGCCTGCAGATCGCGCCGAGTCCGAGCGGCGTGGTGGCACAATTGGATACGCTTCGGGTCAAACCGCGCGAGATTTCGGCGATTTCAGTCAACGCGGAGCAGATGGCGCGCGATCTGGACAACGAAGGTCGGGTCGCTCTATACGGCATCTTCTTCAATACCGACAGCGCGGAGATCAAGCCCGAGTCCAAGCCAACGCTCGATGAGATCGCCCAGCTTTTGGCCAACCGGCCCCGAATGCGGCTGCTGGTGGTCGGTCATACCGACAGTCGCGGCAGCTTCGACTACAACATCGACCTGTCGAGCCGTCGTGCGGCGGCAGTCGTCGATGCGTTGGTCAGCCGCCACGGCATCGATCGTGATCGGCTCAAACCGTGGGGCGTCGGCTATACCGTGCCACGAGCGAGTAACGACAGCGATGTCGGCCAGGCGAAGAACCGCCGTGTCGAACTCGTGATCTGGTGA
- a CDS encoding monovalent cation/H+ antiporter complex subunit F: MFFAAIIGVAVTMLLLLARALLGPSAYDRILAINLFGTKTVLFVSVLGFLNGRPEFLDLGLIYALINFIGTIAVLKFMQYGDLGWDEASKDEPDV, translated from the coding sequence ATGTTCTTCGCTGCGATCATCGGCGTGGCCGTGACCATGCTGCTACTGCTGGCACGCGCACTGCTCGGCCCCTCCGCCTACGATCGTATTCTCGCGATCAATCTGTTCGGAACCAAGACGGTGTTGTTCGTGTCCGTGCTCGGTTTTCTCAACGGACGTCCTGAATTTCTCGATCTGGGCCTGATCTATGCCCTGATCAATTTCATCGGCACCATCGCCGTGCTCAAATTCATGCAGTACGGCGATCTCGGCTGGGACGAAGCCAGCAAGGACGAACCCGATGTGTGA
- a CDS encoding VTT domain-containing protein — protein MTATGDETTQSRRKSRVIAGLIWVALLVTALIWIYVQGWSIREIMRLVYDYVVNNPIAPVVYIVIYGLRSFTFFPAMWLTIAAGSLFGFIPGLIYALIGENLSANTAYALARFFRRDGEADEAKNPRIAAFRRLLVEQAFPTTVVLRASFLPFDLVNYACGLLRVPWIPYFLASIIGMLPPMITFVSFGATVNLPDLLSQETFSPEQLIDAKQLMISAGLLVVSGIIAWFAHRRRKKLADTAAQRTN, from the coding sequence ATGACCGCGACTGGCGATGAGACGACGCAGAGCCGACGCAAGTCGCGTGTGATCGCTGGCCTGATCTGGGTCGCGCTGCTGGTAACCGCGCTGATCTGGATCTACGTGCAGGGTTGGTCGATCCGGGAGATCATGCGCCTGGTCTACGACTACGTGGTCAATAATCCGATCGCGCCGGTGGTCTATATCGTCATCTACGGCCTGCGTTCGTTCACGTTCTTCCCGGCCATGTGGCTGACCATCGCTGCAGGCAGCCTGTTCGGCTTCATCCCCGGGCTGATCTATGCGCTGATCGGCGAGAACCTGTCGGCCAACACCGCCTATGCGCTTGCCCGGTTCTTCCGCCGGGACGGCGAGGCCGACGAAGCCAAGAACCCGCGGATCGCGGCTTTTCGACGACTGCTGGTCGAACAGGCTTTCCCGACCACCGTAGTACTGCGCGCTTCGTTTCTGCCGTTCGATCTGGTCAACTATGCCTGTGGCCTGCTGCGCGTACCGTGGATCCCTTATTTTCTCGCCAGCATCATCGGCATGCTCCCGCCGATGATCACCTTCGTCAGCTTCGGGGCGACGGTCAATCTGCCGGATCTGCTCTCGCAGGAGACCTTCTCTCCCGAGCAGCTCATCGACGCAAAACAGCTGATGATCTCCGCCGGGCTGCTCGTGGTCAGCGGCATCATCGCCTGGTTTGCACACCGCCGCCGCAAGAAGCTGGCCGACACCGCTGCACAGCGCACAAATTGA
- the fadB gene encoding fatty acid oxidation complex subunit alpha FadB, producing the protein MLYEGSTLTVDVADGIAVLTFDAKEGSVNKFDQATIDDLNQAAKALSHADDVKGLLVKSAKPAFIVGADIMEFGERFKSSDEQMKAWMADANAMFSTIEDLDFPSVTAINGLALGGGLEMCLATDFRVMTQSAKIGFPETQLGIYPGFGGTVRAPRLIGADNAIEWIADGKPRSADKAFKAGMVDAVVADDELEVAARDLLDRAIEGEFDWAARKAEKKAPLKLNRTEAAMVFQTSKGYVLGATKGNYPAPIEAIDRMAQAADKSRDEAIAIETEGFIKLAKSTEAAALIQLFLNDQLIKKKGKKYGKIAHDINQAAVLGAGIMGGGIAYQAAYKGVPTLMKDIKEEAIDQGLEEAAKHFSKGVERGKLDTAAMAQGMSRIRPTLSYAEFEGVDAVIEAVVENPKIKKSVLAETEEKVSEKSILASNTSSISIDSLAEALQRPENFLGMHFFNPVHKMPLVEVIKGKASSEEAVATIVDFAHKLGKTPIVVNDCPGFLVNRILFPYFFGFQQLIADGADFAQIDKVMEKFGWPMGPAYLSDVVGMDTSQHVEEVLAEGYPDRMDQDEKSSLDVMVENNRLGQKTGSGYYKYEKDKKGRPKKSEDPQAYELIKTVQRDGAQEFDAEQIVDRMMIPMIIEAARALEEGIAETPNEVDMGLIMGLGFPPFRGGALKYADSLGLKAVCEKADRYGHLGKLYEPTERMRKMAANGETYFQMS; encoded by the coding sequence ATGTTGTATGAGGGTTCCACACTGACGGTCGACGTCGCCGACGGCATCGCCGTGCTGACGTTCGATGCCAAGGAAGGTTCGGTCAACAAGTTCGACCAGGCCACCATCGACGATCTCAACCAGGCTGCCAAGGCGCTGTCGCACGCCGACGACGTCAAGGGGTTACTGGTGAAATCGGCCAAGCCCGCGTTCATCGTGGGCGCCGATATCATGGAATTCGGCGAGCGCTTCAAGTCGTCGGACGAGCAGATGAAGGCCTGGATGGCCGATGCCAATGCGATGTTCTCCACCATCGAGGATCTCGATTTCCCCAGCGTCACCGCGATCAACGGCTTGGCCCTCGGCGGAGGCTTGGAAATGTGTCTGGCCACCGATTTCCGGGTCATGACGCAGTCGGCAAAAATCGGTTTCCCGGAAACCCAGCTGGGTATCTACCCCGGTTTCGGTGGCACCGTGCGCGCGCCGCGCCTGATCGGTGCCGATAACGCCATCGAATGGATTGCCGACGGCAAGCCTCGGTCGGCGGACAAGGCGTTCAAGGCCGGCATGGTGGATGCGGTGGTCGCCGACGACGAACTCGAGGTAGCCGCACGCGATCTGCTCGACCGTGCGATCGAAGGCGAATTCGACTGGGCCGCGCGCAAGGCCGAGAAAAAGGCGCCGCTGAAGCTCAACCGTACCGAAGCGGCCATGGTGTTTCAGACCTCGAAGGGCTACGTACTGGGTGCGACCAAGGGCAATTACCCTGCACCCATCGAGGCCATCGATCGCATGGCCCAGGCGGCGGACAAGTCGCGCGACGAAGCCATCGCCATCGAGACAGAGGGCTTCATCAAGCTGGCCAAGTCCACCGAGGCCGCAGCGCTCATCCAGCTGTTCCTCAATGATCAGCTGATCAAGAAAAAGGGCAAGAAATACGGCAAGATCGCCCACGACATCAACCAGGCTGCCGTTCTGGGCGCGGGTATCATGGGAGGCGGCATTGCCTACCAGGCCGCCTACAAGGGCGTGCCGACACTGATGAAGGACATCAAGGAAGAGGCGATCGACCAGGGATTGGAAGAGGCGGCCAAGCACTTCTCCAAAGGCGTCGAGCGCGGCAAGCTGGATACGGCCGCCATGGCCCAGGGGATGTCTCGCATCCGGCCGACCCTGTCCTACGCCGAGTTCGAGGGTGTCGACGCGGTGATCGAGGCCGTAGTCGAGAACCCCAAGATCAAGAAATCGGTTTTGGCTGAGACAGAAGAAAAAGTCTCAGAAAAGTCGATACTTGCATCAAATACCTCGAGTATCTCCATAGACTCGCTGGCTGAGGCTCTGCAGCGCCCCGAGAACTTTCTGGGTATGCATTTCTTCAATCCGGTACACAAGATGCCGCTGGTTGAGGTGATCAAGGGCAAGGCCTCCTCGGAAGAGGCTGTTGCCACCATCGTCGATTTTGCCCACAAGCTGGGCAAGACGCCGATCGTGGTCAACGACTGTCCCGGCTTTCTGGTCAATCGAATCCTGTTTCCGTATTTCTTCGGCTTTCAGCAGCTCATCGCCGACGGCGCGGATTTTGCCCAGATCGACAAGGTGATGGAGAAGTTCGGTTGGCCCATGGGCCCGGCGTATCTGTCTGATGTGGTCGGTATGGACACCTCTCAGCATGTCGAGGAAGTGCTGGCCGAAGGCTATCCGGATCGGATGGACCAGGACGAGAAATCTTCGCTGGACGTGATGGTGGAGAACAATCGCCTGGGCCAGAAGACGGGCTCGGGTTACTACAAGTATGAAAAGGACAAGAAGGGCCGTCCGAAGAAATCCGAAGATCCGCAGGCCTACGAGCTCATCAAGACGGTCCAGCGCGACGGCGCTCAGGAGTTCGACGCCGAGCAGATCGTCGATCGCATGATGATTCCCATGATTATCGAAGCGGCCCGCGCGCTCGAGGAAGGGATTGCCGAGACTCCCAACGAGGTCGACATGGGTCTGATCATGGGGCTGGGTTTCCCGCCGTTTCGCGGTGGCGCGCTCAAGTACGCGGACTCGCTCGGGCTGAAAGCGGTCTGCGAGAAGGCCGATCGCTATGGGCATCTGGGCAAGCTCTATGAGCCGACCGAGCGTATGCGCAAGATGGCGGCCAACGGCGAAACCTATTTCCAGATGTCGTAA
- a CDS encoding monovalent cation/H+ antiporter subunit D family protein — protein sequence MITEFFAQMPALVIVLPLLAAPVCVLLHRPLLAWLVYLLTAWACLALAFLLYVQVKIGGPISYAMGGWPPPFGIELRLDAFNTVVLLLVTGIAAVSAVYARASVAAEISRERAYLFYAALLLCFCGLMGITVTGDAFNLFVFLEISSLSSYGLIAMGAKRRALVSAFQYLIMGTIGGTFLLIGIGFLYMMTGSLNMADIAQRLPAVADTRTVEAGLAFIVVGASLKLALFPLHVWLPNAYTYAPSSVSVFIAATATKVAVYALMRFVFTVFGVAYAFGQVPLGQILLLLSVVAMLSGSMAAIFQTNLKRLLAWSSIAQIGYIVMGFALATSAGVTASIVHIVNHGIIKGALFMAAGALFWRMRTISINDIAGLGRCMPATSAAFVAAGLSLIGVPMTAGFISKWLLLQAVLDQGHYWLAAAILVSSLMALIYIGRVIESLYFREAPEREPPPREAPLSMIATTWLLVGVNIVIGLHSTPLVDAARRGADALLGGGG from the coding sequence GTGATCACCGAGTTTTTCGCCCAGATGCCGGCACTGGTGATCGTACTGCCGTTGCTGGCCGCGCCGGTGTGCGTATTGCTGCACAGGCCGCTGCTCGCCTGGCTGGTCTATCTGCTCACCGCATGGGCCTGCCTGGCGTTGGCGTTCCTGCTCTATGTGCAGGTCAAGATCGGCGGGCCGATCAGCTACGCGATGGGGGGCTGGCCGCCGCCGTTCGGCATCGAACTGCGTCTGGATGCCTTCAACACGGTCGTCCTGCTGCTTGTAACCGGGATTGCCGCGGTCAGCGCGGTGTATGCCCGTGCCAGTGTGGCCGCCGAGATATCCCGGGAGCGGGCGTATCTGTTTTATGCGGCGCTGCTGCTGTGCTTCTGCGGGCTCATGGGCATCACGGTCACCGGCGATGCCTTCAATCTGTTCGTCTTTCTCGAAATCTCGTCGCTATCGTCCTACGGGCTCATCGCGATGGGGGCCAAACGTCGCGCGCTGGTCTCAGCGTTCCAGTATCTGATCATGGGCACCATCGGCGGCACCTTCCTGCTCATCGGGATCGGCTTTCTGTACATGATGACAGGCAGCCTGAACATGGCCGATATCGCCCAGCGGCTGCCCGCGGTGGCCGATACGCGTACCGTGGAGGCGGGCCTGGCGTTCATCGTGGTCGGCGCGAGCCTGAAGCTCGCGCTGTTCCCCCTGCATGTCTGGCTACCCAACGCCTATACCTATGCGCCGTCGAGCGTCAGCGTGTTCATCGCGGCTACCGCAACCAAGGTGGCGGTCTATGCGCTGATGCGGTTTGTGTTCACCGTCTTCGGCGTCGCCTATGCGTTCGGCCAGGTCCCACTGGGCCAGATTCTGCTGCTGCTGTCCGTGGTGGCCATGTTGTCCGGCTCGATGGCGGCGATCTTCCAGACCAATCTCAAGCGCCTGCTGGCCTGGTCGAGCATCGCCCAGATCGGCTATATCGTTATGGGTTTCGCCCTGGCCACGTCGGCGGGGGTGACCGCATCGATCGTGCATATCGTCAACCACGGCATCATCAAGGGCGCATTGTTCATGGCCGCCGGCGCTTTGTTCTGGCGCATGCGCACGATCTCGATCAACGATATCGCCGGCCTGGGCCGCTGCATGCCGGCGACCAGCGCTGCGTTCGTTGCCGCCGGCCTGAGCCTGATCGGCGTGCCCATGACCGCCGGATTCATCAGCAAATGGTTGCTGCTGCAGGCCGTGCTCGATCAAGGCCATTACTGGCTGGCCGCCGCTATTCTGGTCAGCTCGCTCATGGCGCTGATCTATATCGGCCGAGTGATCGAATCTCTCTATTTCCGTGAGGCGCCCGAACGTGAGCCGCCCCCACGCGAAGCACCGCTATCGATGATCGCAACGACCTGGTTGCTGGTGGGCGTGAATATCGTGATCGGCCTGCATTCGACACCGCTGGTCGATGCCGCTCGACGCGGCGCGGACGCCTTGCTGGGAGGTGGCGGATGA
- a CDS encoding DUF4040 domain-containing protein gives MTTDIVLNVLLLAMLAITGLAIARLRNLFPVAMLTGLYSLLSASLFTLLDAVDVALTEAAVGAGVTTVLFIATFGLTRAREKTVPTSRTIIGLVVTTLTGAALFYASLDMPHFGAADTPVQTHPLRERYLETVKTEIDVPNTVTAVLGSYRGYDTLGEVTVILTAGIGVLMLLGVSRRRNDDRRDKS, from the coding sequence ATGACCACGGATATCGTGCTCAACGTACTGCTGCTGGCGATGCTCGCGATTACCGGGCTGGCGATCGCGCGGCTGCGCAATCTGTTTCCCGTGGCCATGCTGACCGGCCTGTACAGCCTGCTCTCGGCAAGCCTGTTCACGCTGCTGGACGCCGTCGATGTCGCCCTCACCGAGGCCGCTGTCGGCGCGGGCGTGACCACCGTGCTGTTCATCGCCACATTCGGCCTGACCCGTGCACGCGAAAAGACCGTACCGACCTCGCGCACGATCATCGGCCTGGTGGTGACGACACTGACCGGTGCGGCGCTGTTCTATGCCAGCCTCGACATGCCGCACTTCGGCGCCGCCGATACACCGGTGCAGACGCACCCGCTGCGCGAGCGTTATCTGGAGACCGTCAAGACCGAAATCGACGTACCCAACACCGTCACCGCGGTGCTGGGCAGCTACCGCGGCTACGATACGCTTGGCGAAGTGACCGTGATCCTCACCGCCGGCATCGGCGTGCTGATGCTGCTGGGCGTCAGCCGGCGCCGCAACGACGACCGACGGGACAAGTCCTGA
- a CDS encoding metalloregulator ArsR/SmtB family transcription factor, with the protein MLDLADSTQLLRLLAEPTRLRLLLLLIDEPMTVAELTSVTQLTQSRVSSHLARLREAGMVQDRAVANANFYSVDVRRWQHDLRPLWGALVDQLDDTQVHRDREHAAEIVRRRASRSSWVESVAGRMERQYSPGRTWEAMSRSLIELLDLGQVLDIASGDGVLAELLCRRAASVTCLDRSAAVIEAARARLACQGNVSFRIGDMHALPFADAGFDQVFLLHALSYSPTPQIALAEAARVLKPGGRLTLATIARHEHEATVAAYDHVNLGFEVAQLHEWLEKAGLDVRDCDERAREPQPPYFHLITASAGKP; encoded by the coding sequence ATGCTAGATCTTGCCGATAGCACACAGCTGCTGCGTTTGCTGGCCGAACCCACGCGGCTGCGGCTGCTGCTGTTGCTCATCGACGAGCCGATGACCGTGGCCGAGCTGACCAGCGTCACCCAGCTCACCCAGAGCCGCGTATCCAGCCATCTGGCCCGGCTGCGCGAGGCCGGCATGGTCCAGGACCGGGCCGTCGCCAACGCCAACTTCTACTCGGTCGACGTACGCCGCTGGCAGCACGATCTGCGCCCTCTATGGGGCGCGTTGGTCGATCAGCTCGACGACACACAGGTCCACCGCGATCGGGAACACGCCGCCGAGATCGTACGCCGGCGGGCAAGCCGCAGCAGCTGGGTCGAATCGGTCGCCGGGCGCATGGAGCGCCAGTACTCGCCGGGCCGTACCTGGGAGGCGATGAGCCGTTCGCTGATCGAATTGCTGGACCTGGGCCAGGTGCTCGATATCGCCTCCGGCGACGGTGTGCTGGCCGAACTGCTGTGCCGGCGCGCGGCATCGGTGACGTGTCTGGATCGCAGCGCAGCAGTGATCGAGGCCGCGCGCGCCCGCCTGGCCTGCCAGGGCAATGTCTCCTTCCGGATCGGCGACATGCATGCGTTGCCGTTTGCGGACGCCGGCTTCGATCAGGTGTTTCTGCTACACGCGCTCAGTTATAGTCCCACCCCGCAGATCGCGCTCGCCGAAGCCGCTCGCGTACTCAAGCCCGGCGGACGGCTCACGCTGGCAACCATCGCCCGCCATGAACACGAGGCCACCGTCGCGGCCTACGATCACGTCAACCTGGGCTTCGAGGTCGCACAGCTGCATGAATGGCTCGAGAAGGCGGGCCTGGATGTCCGCGATTGCGATGAACGGGCACGAGAACCGCAGCCGCCCTATTTCCATCTGATCACCGCCAGCGCAGGCAAACCATGA
- a CDS encoding phasin family protein, which translates to MAKSDNRISRLRKDIDQLRKNYTGALTSANRVVYEGIEQLAEHELEAIRTHYEQALNNLKTLRKGGAPKDLAAQQLMLLQETIDRILANARESLAILDNTRRQINSEIRTNLKGSDKRRRSAAQQARRAGLTATKRTAEQASDIAGAAAEHVEQAAARPRQSAESAAASARDAAETDAATAGTPSRSAKSSTAKKRTSTKTAGTARGKTADSTKPRKTARRSAQSSNTAGNAKTKKAAASAKESQNSQKPVKKAATRTTPKSRSESTKSTASSSSTTKTTAKRKTGTSGKRATASGSGRKTGATAAAKRKRTGSGKRSTTETAGGGGTSGNQTDS; encoded by the coding sequence ATGGCGAAATCGGACAACCGTATCAGCAGACTGCGCAAGGATATCGATCAGCTGCGCAAAAACTACACCGGCGCGCTCACTTCGGCCAATCGCGTGGTCTACGAAGGCATCGAGCAACTCGCCGAGCACGAGCTGGAAGCGATCCGGACCCACTACGAACAGGCGCTGAACAATCTGAAGACGCTCAGAAAAGGCGGCGCACCGAAGGATCTGGCCGCCCAGCAACTGATGCTGTTACAGGAGACCATCGATCGAATCCTGGCCAATGCACGAGAGAGCCTGGCGATTCTCGACAATACGCGACGGCAGATAAACAGCGAGATTCGAACCAACCTCAAGGGTAGCGACAAACGCAGGCGCAGCGCCGCACAACAGGCCCGCAGAGCTGGATTGACCGCTACCAAGCGCACCGCCGAGCAGGCAAGCGATATCGCCGGCGCGGCAGCTGAGCACGTCGAGCAGGCTGCGGCGAGACCGCGCCAAAGCGCCGAGTCTGCGGCTGCCAGCGCCCGCGACGCAGCTGAAACGGACGCGGCAACGGCCGGCACGCCAAGTCGCAGCGCCAAGAGCAGCACGGCAAAAAAGCGCACATCGACGAAGACCGCGGGCACCGCGCGGGGCAAAACGGCTGACAGCACAAAGCCACGCAAGACGGCTCGGCGATCTGCCCAGTCATCGAACACGGCGGGCAATGCCAAGACCAAGAAAGCCGCAGCGAGCGCCAAAGAAAGCCAGAACTCGCAGAAGCCAGTCAAAAAAGCCGCGACGCGCACGACGCCCAAATCGCGCAGCGAATCGACGAAGAGCACCGCGTCCTCATCGTCCACCACCAAGACGACGGCCAAGCGCAAGACCGGCACCTCCGGCAAGCGCGCGACCGCGTCGGGTTCCGGCAGGAAAACCGGCGCCACTGCTGCTGCCAAACGCAAGCGCACGGGCTCGGGCAAGCGCTCGACCACCGAAACCGCCGGCGGCGGCGGCACGTCCGGCAACCAAACCGACAGCTGA
- a CDS encoding Na+/H+ antiporter subunit E, which yields MRYLLGLIVGLATLWLLLSGHYSPMVLSLGAGSCLFTAFVCHRMGLIDAETVPLHLIARLPGYLFWLAVEIAKSNWDVAKRVILPGRHISPTMVTLRARQRSELGQTIFANSITLTPGTVTVGLRRGVVEVHALTEDNARNMEGGEMDQRVRALEGRSASTRAGR from the coding sequence GTGCGTTATCTGCTCGGGCTGATCGTCGGCTTGGCCACGCTGTGGCTACTGCTGTCAGGACATTACTCGCCGATGGTGTTGAGCTTGGGCGCAGGCTCGTGCCTGTTCACGGCGTTCGTCTGCCACCGCATGGGCCTGATCGACGCGGAAACCGTGCCGCTGCATCTGATCGCACGCCTGCCCGGCTACCTTTTCTGGTTGGCGGTCGAGATCGCCAAATCGAACTGGGATGTCGCCAAACGGGTTATTCTGCCCGGCCGGCATATCTCGCCGACCATGGTCACACTCCGCGCGCGCCAGCGCAGCGAACTCGGCCAGACCATCTTCGCCAATTCGATCACCCTCACCCCCGGCACGGTCACCGTCGGTCTTCGCCGCGGTGTGGTCGAAGTTCACGCTCTGACCGAAGACAACGCGCGTAACATGGAAGGTGGCGAAATGGATCAGCGAGTCCGCGCACTGGAAGGCCGGTCGGCTTCGACCCGCGCCGGGCGCTAG